A window of the Syntrophothermus lipocalidus DSM 12680 genome harbors these coding sequences:
- the rnpA gene encoding ribonuclease P protein component, which translates to MLKSDQRLRKRKDFEKVYSKGKKVFGRYLILYVGENAAGKNRYGIVASKKVGKAVIRNKSRRRVREVARTLDSKLRQGYDVIVIVKPLCREADFASVKSDYERLLKRSKLLK; encoded by the coding sequence GAAAGCGTAAGGATTTTGAGAAGGTTTATTCCAAGGGTAAGAAGGTTTTCGGGCGCTACTTGATACTGTACGTTGGTGAAAACGCGGCAGGAAAAAACCGCTATGGAATTGTGGCGAGTAAGAAAGTAGGGAAAGCAGTCATACGTAACAAAAGCAGGCGGAGGGTCAGGGAAGTTGCGCGAACCTTGGATTCGAAGCTGAGGCAAGGCTATGACGTGATTGTCATCGTAAAACCCCTGTGCAGGGAGGCTGATTTTGCAAGCGTGAAGAGTGATTATGAAAGACTGCTGAAGAGGAGCAAATTGTTAAAGT